The proteins below come from a single Lineus longissimus chromosome 5, tnLinLong1.2, whole genome shotgun sequence genomic window:
- the LOC135487897 gene encoding TGF-beta-activated kinase 1 and MAP3K7-binding protein 3-like: MDNAVNRQLFFDLRKTFPEVPEAVVVSTLQRYNNNRDTCFDILSVERQKYVYGPYESAAGSMVNQVRGLRLKDERGRGLSQPGIETRPPDPIYNAESSYSQGMTHSRSEPHLLQETCHSPTHLGRPPEYSASPVYYTDYNQAMRQHPAPPPPTIPYSQDTRFQFAQQPQPPPPYSMMSPGYTSNGANYTYTTAGASSANNPSMKQDWTNPTPWAGGDPQRSTSPYVNYPMHGSPYTPPRQDGNQLAETLTNSTHATPQRNLPPLYIDTNNQHPPRQFLNMTNTLYGSHSPHNSRSQSPVVHNPMQMTLPQQPPPYQSGGQQNHHGQGVHTPGSEPGTPPVHFPHTNSAPNVFFQQTTPNRSQSNDSDQSLLETSDPHERLVHQQPIQPAIISRSSSQSSLVNNDIEGRTSRSNSTDDIAYTQALILHQKARKEKLEKEMERYRAFRDQLRTKVWTMENEIAKRKSTRNLDLRTTPVDLVQMRESNRQLQVDIQLLYRELDSYEQGQQQPPVNENFYMNMDSTGQSGTLRPPPSGVIESLPSVPRLPIHPQEQMSNDEEQWACSACTFLNHPALDKCECCEFPRAVPHRQGHG; the protein is encoded by the exons ATGGACAATGCTGTCAACAGGCAGCTGTTTTTTGACCTACGGAAGACATTCCCTGAAGTTCCAGAGGCTGTGGTAGTTTCAACATTACAGCGG TATAATAATAATCGAGATACCTGCTTTGATATCCTATCAGTGGAGAGGCAGAAGTATGTCTACGGACCTTATGAGAGTGCTGCAGGCTCCATGGTAAACCAGGTACGCGGACTTCGGCTGAAGGATGAAAGAGGTCGAGGTTTGAGTCAGCCGGGCATCGAAACAAGGCCACCAGATCCAATCTACAATGCGGAGTCTTCATATTCACAGGGAATGACTCATAGTCGGAGTGAGCCGCACCTCTTGCAGGAGACATGTCACAGTCCGACGCATCTTGGACGGCCTCCAGAGTATTCAGCAAGTCCAGTATACTACACAGACTATAATCAAGCCATGCGGCAACACCCTGCACCGCCACCTCCTACAATACCCTATTCACAAGATACACGGTTCCAGTTTGCTCAGCAGCCTCAGCCACCACCCCCCTACTCAATGATGTCGCCTGGCTATACTTCAAATGGTGCTAACTATACTTATACTACAGCAGGTGCTAGCAGTGCTAATAATCCTAGCATGAAACAGGATTGGACTAACCCGACTCCTTGGGCTGGTGGCGACCCTCAGAGGTCCACTTCGCCATACGTGAATTATCCAATGCACGGGTCACCCTACACTCCTCCAAGACAGGATGGAAATCAGCTGGCAGAAACTCTGACTAATTCGACGCATGCTACGCCACAGCGAAATTTACCACCTTTGTATATAGACACAAATAATCAGCACCCCCCTAGGCAATTTCTTAATATGACAAACACTTTGTATGGATCGCATAGTCCACACAACAGTCGTAGTCAAAGCCCTGTGGTGCACAATCCCATGCAGATGACTTTGCCTCAGCAACCTCCACCTTACCAAAGTGGAGGGCAGCAAAACCATCACGGCCAAGGCGTACATACCCCGGGATCAGAGCCCGGCACCCCACCAGTACATTTCCCCCATACGAACTCTGCGccgaatgtgttttttcaacAAACGACGCCTAATCGTTCGCAGTCCAATGATAGTGACCAGAGTTTGTTGGAGACGAGTGACCCCCATGAGCGACTTGTGCACCAGCAGCCAATACAACCAGCAATTATATCAAGGAGTTCAAGTCAGAGTAGTCTTGTAAATAACGATATTGAAGGTCGAACGAGTCGTTCCAATAGTACAGATGATATAGCCTATACACAAG CCTTGATTCTGCATCAGAAGGCTAGGAAGGAGAAGTTAGAAAAAGAAATGGAGCGGTATCGTGCCTTTCGGGATCAGTTACGCACGAAAGTGTGGACCATGGAGAATGAAATCGCCAAGAGGAAATCGACGAGAAATTTGGATTTGAGGACGACG CCTGTTGACTTAGTGCAAATGCGAGAATCCAATCGTCAGTTACAAGTAGATATACAGCTTCTGTACAGAGAGCTTGACTCCTATGAGCAGGGTCAGCAGCAACCTCCTGTTAATGAGAACTTCTATATGAATATGGATTCCACCGGCCAGTCAGGAACACTTAGGCCTCCTCCGAGTGGTGTCATCGAAT CTTTGCCGTCGGTGCCAAGACTCCCTATTCACCCTCAAGAACAGATGTCAAACGATGAGGAACAATGGGCTTGTTCAGCGTGTACCTTCCTCAACCACCCAGCCTTAGATAAGTGTGAATGCTGCGAGTTCCCCCGTGCTGTGCCCCATCGACAAG GTCATGGCTGA
- the LOC135487546 gene encoding histone-binding protein RBBP4 isoform X1: protein MADKEGGGGFDDAVEERVINEEYKIWKKNTPFLYDLVMTHALEWPSLTAQWLPDVTRPEGKDYSIHRLILGTHTSDEQNHLLIASVQLPNDNAQFDASHYDSEKGGENMEFGGFGSVSGKIEIEIKINHEGEVNRARYMPQNPCVIATKTPSCDVLVFDYTKHPSKPEPSGECSPELRLKGHQKEGYGLSWNPNLNGCLLSASDDHTICLWDITQAAQSKEKQNLDAKTIFTGHTAVVEDVSWHLLHESLFGSVADDQKLMIWDTRSNNVAKPSHTVDAHTAEVNCLSFNPYSEYIFATGSADKTVALWDLRNLKLKLHSFESHRDEIFQVQWSPHNETILASSGTDRRLHVWDLSKIGEEQSAEDAEDGPPELLFIHGGHTAKISDFSWNPNEPWVICSVSEDNIMQVWQMAENIYNDEDPDPPASELEPSSTS, encoded by the exons ATGGCCGATAAGGAAGGAG GAGGCGGTTTTGATGATGCTGTGGAAGAGAGGGTCATCAACGAAGAATATAAGATATGGAAAAAGAATACGCCCTTCCTCTACGACCTTGTCATGACGCATGCCTTGGAATGGCCAAGTCTGACAGCTCAATGGTTACCTGATGTCACAAG ACCAGAAGGAAAGGACTACTCTATCCACAGATTAATCTTGGGAACGCACACCTCAGATGAACAGAATCACCTACTCATTGCTAGCGTTCAGCTCCCAAACGACAATGCACAATTCGACGCGTCACATTACGACAGTGAGAAAGGAGGTGAGAATATGG AATTTGGCGGATTTGGATCAGTTAGCGgaaaaatagaaatagaaatcaaaatcaatcatgaGGGCGAGGTGAACCGAGCACGATATATGCCACAGAATCCGTGTGTGATTGCAACCAAGACGCCGTCTTGTGATGTACTTGTCTTCGACTACACGAAACATCCATCAAAACCTGAACCAAGTGGAGAATGCAGCCCCGAGCTGCGGTTGAAGGGACATCAAAAAGAAGGATATGGTCTTTCATGGAACCCAAATCTGAATGGATGTTTACTGAGCGCATCTGATGATCAT ACCATTTGTTTATGGGACATCACCCAAGCAGCACAATCCAAAGAAAAACAGAATCTGGATGCGAAGACAATATTTACAGGACACACAGCTGTTGTTGAG GATGTCTCCTGGCATTTACTTCATGAAAGTCTGTTCGGATCAGTGGCGGACGACCAAAAACTTATGAT CTGGGATACTCGATCCAACAATGTCGCGAAACCAAGCCACACGGTCGATGCCCATACAGCTGAAGTCAACTGCCTTTCCTTCAACCCCTATAGCGAGTACATATTTGCGACCGGATCAGCTGACAAGACCGTTGCATTGTGGGATCTCCGcaacttgaaattaaaattacaTTCATTCGAGTCTCACAGAGATGAAATTTTCCAG GTTCAGTGGTCCCCCCATAATGAAACGATCCTTGCTTCAAGCGGCACCGACCGCCGCCTCCACGTGTGGGATCTGAGCAAAATCGGCGAGGAACAATCTGCTGAAGACGCAGAAGACGGACCGCCAGAGTTGCTCTTCATCCACGGAGGACACACTGCCAAGATCTCTGACTTCTCGTGGAATCCAAATGAACCCTGGGTAATCTGCTCCGTATCAGAGGACAACATCATGCAGGTCTGGCAGATG GCTGAGAACATCTATAATGACGAGGACCCTGACCCACCAGCATCAGAACTTGAACCTTCATCAACATCGTAA
- the LOC135487546 gene encoding histone-binding protein RBBP4 isoform X2: MADKEGGGGFDDAVEERVINEEYKIWKKNTPFLYDLVMTHALEWPSLTAQWLPDVTRPEGKDYSIHRLILGTHTSDEQNHLLIASVQLPNDNAQFDASHYDSEKGEFGGFGSVSGKIEIEIKINHEGEVNRARYMPQNPCVIATKTPSCDVLVFDYTKHPSKPEPSGECSPELRLKGHQKEGYGLSWNPNLNGCLLSASDDHTICLWDITQAAQSKEKQNLDAKTIFTGHTAVVEDVSWHLLHESLFGSVADDQKLMIWDTRSNNVAKPSHTVDAHTAEVNCLSFNPYSEYIFATGSADKTVALWDLRNLKLKLHSFESHRDEIFQVQWSPHNETILASSGTDRRLHVWDLSKIGEEQSAEDAEDGPPELLFIHGGHTAKISDFSWNPNEPWVICSVSEDNIMQVWQMAENIYNDEDPDPPASELEPSSTS; the protein is encoded by the exons ATGGCCGATAAGGAAGGAG GAGGCGGTTTTGATGATGCTGTGGAAGAGAGGGTCATCAACGAAGAATATAAGATATGGAAAAAGAATACGCCCTTCCTCTACGACCTTGTCATGACGCATGCCTTGGAATGGCCAAGTCTGACAGCTCAATGGTTACCTGATGTCACAAG ACCAGAAGGAAAGGACTACTCTATCCACAGATTAATCTTGGGAACGCACACCTCAGATGAACAGAATCACCTACTCATTGCTAGCGTTCAGCTCCCAAACGACAATGCACAATTCGACGCGTCACATTACGACAGTGAGAAAGGAG AATTTGGCGGATTTGGATCAGTTAGCGgaaaaatagaaatagaaatcaaaatcaatcatgaGGGCGAGGTGAACCGAGCACGATATATGCCACAGAATCCGTGTGTGATTGCAACCAAGACGCCGTCTTGTGATGTACTTGTCTTCGACTACACGAAACATCCATCAAAACCTGAACCAAGTGGAGAATGCAGCCCCGAGCTGCGGTTGAAGGGACATCAAAAAGAAGGATATGGTCTTTCATGGAACCCAAATCTGAATGGATGTTTACTGAGCGCATCTGATGATCAT ACCATTTGTTTATGGGACATCACCCAAGCAGCACAATCCAAAGAAAAACAGAATCTGGATGCGAAGACAATATTTACAGGACACACAGCTGTTGTTGAG GATGTCTCCTGGCATTTACTTCATGAAAGTCTGTTCGGATCAGTGGCGGACGACCAAAAACTTATGAT CTGGGATACTCGATCCAACAATGTCGCGAAACCAAGCCACACGGTCGATGCCCATACAGCTGAAGTCAACTGCCTTTCCTTCAACCCCTATAGCGAGTACATATTTGCGACCGGATCAGCTGACAAGACCGTTGCATTGTGGGATCTCCGcaacttgaaattaaaattacaTTCATTCGAGTCTCACAGAGATGAAATTTTCCAG GTTCAGTGGTCCCCCCATAATGAAACGATCCTTGCTTCAAGCGGCACCGACCGCCGCCTCCACGTGTGGGATCTGAGCAAAATCGGCGAGGAACAATCTGCTGAAGACGCAGAAGACGGACCGCCAGAGTTGCTCTTCATCCACGGAGGACACACTGCCAAGATCTCTGACTTCTCGTGGAATCCAAATGAACCCTGGGTAATCTGCTCCGTATCAGAGGACAACATCATGCAGGTCTGGCAGATG GCTGAGAACATCTATAATGACGAGGACCCTGACCCACCAGCATCAGAACTTGAACCTTCATCAACATCGTAA